In the Perca flavescens isolate YP-PL-M2 chromosome 20, PFLA_1.0, whole genome shotgun sequence genome, one interval contains:
- the cdkn3 gene encoding cyclin-dependent kinase inhibitor 3 produces MTYVAPASSPSAKELASQPKSSALQGKWLQEPRSLLISLLTEGRVKFDSSSEEEVEEEQLTPFHISWLPLSIVECSQFLGICALPGCKYKDIRRSLEKDVDELQNQGVQEVFVFCTRGELNKYRVPSLLEVYRQRGFTVHHTPFPDGDVPELEQCCHILRKLHVSLENNRRTVIHCYGGLGRSGLVAACLLLQLSLTMTANKAIEILREHRGGGAIQTVKQYNFLHEFRERYKAYQDSGEVCTERSLSR; encoded by the exons ATGACct ATGTTGCCCCTGCCAGCAGCCCCTCTGCTAAGGAACTGGCAAGCCAGCCAAAGAGCTCAGCCCTGCAGGGGAAATGGCTGCAGGAGCCAAGATCCCTCCTTATAAGTCTGCTGACAGAAG GACGAGTGAAGTTTGACTCCTCATCTGAAGAGGAGGTTGAAGAGGAGCAGCTGACACCCTTCCACATTTCCTG GTTACCTCTGTCCATAGTGGAATGCTCGCAGTTTCTCGGGATATGTGCACTACCGG GCTGCAAATACAAAGATATCCGCAGGAGTCTGGAAAAAGACGTTG ATGAGCTCCAGAACCAGGGGGTGCAGGAAGTGTTTGTGTTCTGCACCAGAGGAGAGCTTAACAAGTACAGGGTCCCCTCCCTGCTGGAGGTCTACCGGCAGCGAGGCTTTACAGTTCACCATACGCCCTTCCCAGATGGAGACGTTCCTGAGCTGGAGCAGTGCTGCCACATACTCAGGAAGCTGCACGTCAGCCTCGAGAACAACAGGAGGACTGTGATCCA CTGTTACGGAGGCCTGGGACGCTCTGGATTAG TCGCTGCTTGTCTGCTGCTTCAGCTCTCTCTAACAATGACAGCAAACAAAGCCATCGAAATCCTCAGGGAGCACCGAGGAGGAGGAGCGATACAAACAGTGAAG CAATACAACTTCCTCCATGAGTTTCGGGAAAGGTACAAGGCCTACCAAGACAGCGGAGAGGTTTGCACAGAGCGCTCATTGTCTCGGTGA
- the cnih1 gene encoding protein cornichon homolog 1 isoform X2, which produces MIIAFDELKTDYKNPIDQCNTLNPLVLPEYLIHFFFCVMFFCAAEWLTLCLNLPLLAYHVWRYMSRPVMSCPGLYDPTTIMNADILAFCQKEGWCKLAFYLLSFFYYLYGMIYVLVSS; this is translated from the exons ATG ATAATAGCATTTGATGAGCTGAAGACGGATTACAAGAATCCTATAGATCAGTGTAACACTTTAAATCCG CTGGTGCTTCCAGAGTATCTCATccatttcttcttctgtgtgatGTTCTTCTGTGCGGCTGAGTGGCTCACCCTCTGTCTCAACTTACCACTGCTGGCTTATCATGTCTGGAG ATATATGAGCAGACCTGTGATGAGCTGTCCAGGACTCTATGACCCAACAACCATCATGAATGCTGACATCTTGGCCTTCTGTCAAAAAGAAGGCTGGTGCAAACTGGCTTTCTACCTCCTGTCATTCTTCTACTATCTCTACGG GATGATTTATGTTCTGGTGAGCTCCTAA
- the cnih1 gene encoding protein cornichon homolog 1 isoform X1: protein MAFTFAAFCYMLALLLTAALIFFAIWHIIAFDELKTDYKNPIDQCNTLNPLVLPEYLIHFFFCVMFFCAAEWLTLCLNLPLLAYHVWRYMSRPVMSCPGLYDPTTIMNADILAFCQKEGWCKLAFYLLSFFYYLYGMIYVLVSS from the exons ATGGCGTTCACATTCGCGGCCTTTTGTTACATGCTCGCTCTGCTGCTCACGGCGGCGCTTATCTTCTTTGCTATCTGGCAT ATAATAGCATTTGATGAGCTGAAGACGGATTACAAGAATCCTATAGATCAGTGTAACACTTTAAATCCG CTGGTGCTTCCAGAGTATCTCATccatttcttcttctgtgtgatGTTCTTCTGTGCGGCTGAGTGGCTCACCCTCTGTCTCAACTTACCACTGCTGGCTTATCATGTCTGGAG ATATATGAGCAGACCTGTGATGAGCTGTCCAGGACTCTATGACCCAACAACCATCATGAATGCTGACATCTTGGCCTTCTGTCAAAAAGAAGGCTGGTGCAAACTGGCTTTCTACCTCCTGTCATTCTTCTACTATCTCTACGG GATGATTTATGTTCTGGTGAGCTCCTAA